From Halodesulfovibrio aestuarii DSM 17919 = ATCC 29578, the proteins below share one genomic window:
- a CDS encoding cytochrome c3 family protein, whose amino-acid sequence MKRVMVLAMAAVLCVAFTMVAYAVDAPSCPVKMEATKKPVVFNHASHADSKCDACHHPIDGKENYKKCATAGCHSAAKADKKKAGSYYKIIHNKKVGKSGLSTCMSCHKEAAGKDKAMKKALTGCKKSKCHS is encoded by the coding sequence ATGAAAAGAGTAATGGTACTCGCTATGGCTGCAGTGCTTTGTGTTGCTTTTACCATGGTTGCCTACGCAGTTGATGCTCCATCTTGTCCAGTTAAGATGGAAGCAACCAAAAAGCCGGTTGTCTTTAACCATGCAAGCCACGCTGATTCCAAATGTGATGCATGCCACCATCCAATCGATGGTAAAGAAAATTACAAAAAATGTGCTACTGCAGGCTGCCACTCTGCTGCTAAAGCAGACAAAAAGAAAGCTGGTTCTTACTACAAAATTATCCATAATAAAAAAGTTGGTAAATCCGGTCTTTCAACCTGTATGTCTTGTCACAAAGAAGCTGCAGGCAAAGACAAAGCAATGAAAAAAGCTCTCACCGGTTGTAAAAAATCTAAGTGTCACTCCTAG
- a CDS encoding GGDEF/EAL-containing response regulator produces the protein MQGDTLHLLIIDDDTMLRRNISVYFEDSGFFVTQACNGTEGIKLFSQNQPDIVMVDLLMPDTGGLAVVEHVKKTAPYVPVIVISGVNLVDEAVRALKKGAWEFITKPIIDHGVLDHAVKKCLERASFLLERSQYHALLESRLEDHSHELRSTNDQLVRYQQLLRSNSSFVNNLVEAIPSPLYISDKNAVCIDCNKAFCDMLQLDKSEVLGARISDLLAANTTCADAFCSNVFENNNSGDCEITYVGADKRISYYVLYRSSFTNGHEGKVHTLGVLYNITELKAQKEIVAHQAFHDELTTLPNRLYIVNFLREVLEQDSGTTRFCLLFIDLDNFKRINDSLGHDLGDELLKLVAIRLKDIVGTTGKVARVGGDEFLVLLPDVIEEGVISNHAEKLNEVFQQPFYVALHKLHLSVTIGITCYPDDGHDANTLLTRSDIAMYRAKEQKRSSWMRFDRCMLEQVKERLKLERLIREGLERHEFIPYFQPRFDVQSGDIVGAEALVRWIRPDGSVGNPAEFIPVAEETGLVRELGGQVLIDACRQMHAWHEMGNPDLTISVNISAVQFTEDLYDTVSSAIEESGINPVKLELEITETIMMKNLEKTAQILRELAELGVKIVIDDFGTGYSSLYYLKIFPIDILKIDRTFIDGIPEDENDGNIVSAILSMAKQMKLHVVAEGVETDEQLVFLQNHQCEEAQGFLFSKPVAAEEFVLMLGDEKAF, from the coding sequence ATGCAAGGGGATACACTGCATCTATTAATTATAGATGATGATACAATGTTGCGCCGTAATATTTCGGTTTACTTCGAAGACAGCGGATTTTTTGTAACGCAAGCCTGTAATGGTACAGAAGGGATTAAACTTTTCTCACAAAATCAACCTGATATAGTAATGGTTGATTTGCTGATGCCGGATACAGGTGGGCTTGCAGTTGTAGAGCACGTAAAGAAAACAGCGCCATATGTACCGGTAATTGTTATTTCCGGCGTTAACCTTGTTGATGAAGCTGTCCGGGCATTAAAAAAAGGTGCCTGGGAATTCATTACAAAGCCGATAATTGATCATGGAGTACTTGATCATGCTGTTAAAAAATGCTTGGAGCGAGCGAGCTTTTTACTTGAACGCAGCCAATACCATGCGTTACTTGAATCCCGTCTAGAAGATCATTCTCACGAATTGCGGTCAACTAATGACCAGCTTGTTCGTTATCAACAATTATTGCGGTCAAATAGTAGTTTTGTAAACAACCTTGTTGAAGCAATTCCCAGCCCTTTATATATCAGTGATAAAAATGCTGTCTGTATTGATTGCAACAAAGCCTTTTGTGACATGCTCCAGCTTGATAAAAGCGAAGTGCTCGGTGCACGTATTTCAGATTTGCTTGCGGCAAATACGACCTGTGCCGATGCGTTTTGTAGCAATGTATTTGAAAACAACAATAGCGGCGATTGCGAAATTACATACGTAGGTGCAGACAAACGTATTTCCTATTATGTGCTATACCGTAGTTCGTTTACGAACGGACATGAAGGAAAAGTTCATACGCTGGGTGTGCTCTATAATATTACAGAACTTAAAGCGCAAAAAGAAATTGTTGCACATCAAGCTTTTCATGATGAACTGACAACGCTTCCGAACCGCCTTTATATAGTAAATTTTTTGCGTGAAGTTCTTGAACAGGATTCCGGAACTACAAGATTTTGCCTTCTTTTTATAGATCTTGATAATTTTAAACGAATTAATGACAGTCTTGGGCATGATCTTGGTGATGAACTTCTTAAACTTGTTGCTATCCGTTTGAAAGACATAGTCGGAACAACCGGTAAGGTTGCCAGAGTCGGCGGAGATGAATTCCTTGTATTGCTTCCGGATGTCATAGAAGAAGGTGTTATTTCCAACCATGCTGAGAAGCTGAATGAAGTTTTTCAGCAGCCGTTCTATGTAGCATTACACAAACTTCATTTGTCTGTGACTATCGGTATTACGTGTTACCCGGATGACGGGCACGATGCGAATACGTTGCTGACCCGTAGCGACATTGCCATGTACCGCGCTAAAGAGCAGAAACGGTCCAGCTGGATGCGCTTTGACCGTTGTATGCTTGAGCAGGTGAAAGAACGGCTTAAGCTTGAGCGCTTGATTCGTGAAGGGCTTGAACGCCATGAGTTTATACCATATTTTCAGCCACGTTTTGATGTGCAGAGTGGGGACATTGTTGGTGCTGAAGCTCTGGTTCGTTGGATTCGTCCTGACGGCAGCGTCGGTAATCCTGCAGAGTTTATTCCGGTTGCAGAAGAGACAGGCCTTGTTCGTGAGCTCGGCGGGCAGGTGCTGATTGATGCCTGTAGGCAAATGCATGCATGGCATGAGATGGGGAATCCTGATTTAACGATATCCGTTAACATTTCAGCGGTGCAGTTTACTGAAGACTTATATGATACCGTAAGCAGTGCTATTGAAGAATCAGGCATTAATCCGGTCAAGCTTGAACTTGAAATCACTGAAACAATCATGATGAAGAATCTCGAAAAAACTGCTCAGATTCTCCGTGAATTGGCTGAACTTGGTGTAAAGATAGTCATTGATGATTTTGGAACTGGGTACTCCTCTCTGTACTATTTGAAAATTTTCCCGATTGATATTTTGAAAATTGACCGAACATTTATTGACGGCATCCCAGAAGATGAAAATGACGGAAATATTGTGTCGGCAATTCTTTCTATGGCAAAACAAATGAAGCTGCACGTTGTTGCGGAAGGTGTTGAGACAGATGAGCAACTTGTTTTTCTGCAAAATCACCAGTGTGAAGAAGCACAGGGCTTTTTATTCTCAAAACCGGTTGCTGCCGAGGAGTTTGTTCTGATGCTCGGGGATGAGAAGGCTTTCTAG
- a CDS encoding inorganic phosphate transporter — protein MLPVFLSSGLFLGWSLGANDAANVFGAAVGSRMVRFRTAAIVSSLCVIFGAMYSGSGTADTLGKLGEVNALAGAFMVAFSAAITVYLLVKARCLVSTSQAIVGAVVGWNFFSGSATDPAVLSKIMLTWVACPALAAAFSILLYKCVAGLIRAAHLHIFTLDGMTRWGLILAGAFGSYALGANNMANVMGVFIPVAHLQPIQIFPGLILSATQQLFFLGGLAVSVGIFTYSRRTMLLVGGGIVKLSPVASFVVVMANSLVLFMLSSQELSNFSVSLGLPPIPLVPVSSSQATIGAIVGIGLLKGGRGIRWRSLANIAFGWILTPIMAATICFICLFFLQNVFQQTTFRPVSYELTPSAWEKLTELDNISQDTLDRIDDLWLERFPNSSEFRDALQYRLGKKPKQIQTIMSYARRDSLRLSPKIIERLGTDKFTEAELAVLNELSGQVFIHSWRLKETLGDLSPLWRYSKTDTEHNKKLDAKFKYLDSKLHIQEHDSF, from the coding sequence ATGTTGCCTGTCTTCCTATCCAGCGGCCTTTTCCTTGGCTGGTCACTGGGCGCAAACGATGCAGCAAACGTCTTTGGCGCTGCTGTGGGTTCACGAATGGTGCGGTTCAGAACTGCTGCCATCGTCAGCTCACTCTGCGTTATTTTCGGCGCTATGTATAGCGGCTCCGGCACGGCGGATACCCTGGGTAAACTGGGGGAAGTGAACGCCTTAGCCGGTGCATTTATGGTCGCATTTTCCGCCGCCATCACCGTATACCTGCTCGTCAAAGCTCGTTGTCTTGTTTCCACATCACAGGCAATCGTTGGTGCTGTTGTTGGCTGGAACTTTTTTAGCGGTTCTGCAACAGACCCTGCTGTTCTAAGTAAGATTATGCTCACATGGGTAGCCTGCCCCGCTCTGGCTGCGGCCTTTTCAATCCTGCTCTACAAGTGTGTAGCAGGTCTCATTCGTGCTGCCCATCTTCACATTTTCACGTTGGATGGAATGACACGCTGGGGACTTATTCTAGCCGGCGCATTTGGCTCCTACGCCTTAGGCGCAAACAACATGGCAAACGTCATGGGGGTTTTTATCCCCGTCGCGCATCTACAGCCTATACAAATTTTTCCGGGACTTATCCTGTCCGCCACGCAGCAACTCTTTTTCCTCGGCGGCCTTGCTGTATCTGTTGGTATCTTTACTTACTCGCGAAGAACTATGCTGCTCGTCGGCGGCGGCATCGTCAAGCTGTCTCCTGTTGCATCCTTTGTGGTTGTTATGGCGAACTCACTCGTTCTGTTCATGCTGTCATCACAAGAGCTTTCCAACTTTTCTGTATCACTGGGCCTGCCTCCAATCCCGCTAGTACCAGTGTCCAGTTCTCAGGCAACCATTGGCGCAATTGTTGGCATCGGCCTTCTTAAAGGGGGCAGAGGCATCCGCTGGCGCTCGCTTGCAAACATCGCATTTGGTTGGATTCTTACCCCTATAATGGCGGCGACAATCTGCTTCATCTGCCTGTTCTTTTTACAAAACGTATTCCAGCAAACCACCTTCCGACCTGTATCATACGAACTGACACCAAGCGCATGGGAAAAGCTTACTGAACTTGATAATATCTCACAGGACACATTAGACCGAATTGACGACCTGTGGCTTGAGCGCTTCCCGAACTCTTCGGAATTCCGTGATGCACTGCAATACCGCCTTGGCAAAAAGCCAAAACAAATTCAGACAATTATGAGCTACGCACGACGTGACTCACTTAGACTGTCACCAAAGATTATCGAAAGACTCGGTACTGACAAATTCACTGAGGCTGAATTGGCAGTGCTGAACGAACTGTCCGGTCAGGTCTTTATCCATAGCTGGCGACTTAAAGAAACCCTCGGAGACTTATCACCATTATGGCGCTATTCTAAGACAGATACGGAACATAATAAAAAACTCGATGCCAAATTCAAATATTTGGATTCCAAGCTGCATATTCAAGAACATGACAGTTTTTAA
- a CDS encoding chloride channel protein: MPQQNVCDSHNWLAVSSRINMHTPMLLLALGVGVLAGYGSVVFRYAIDAVQVVFYQNSTDFLTFYNTLPWYAIVLPPTIGGAVVGFLTSKGAPEAKGHGVPEVMEAIALRDGVIRKRVAVVKIAASAICIGSGGSVGREGPIVQIGSGIGSTIGQFLKVNRTNQRTLVGCGAAAGIAATFNAPIAGILFALEILLGDFGFAAFSPVVLSSVTATAISRYYFGDFPAFISPVYKIGSLWELGLFPILGVLSALMAVLFVVTLYKMEDLADLIPIPPILKAALGGLCIGGILLLFPEIMGVGYGAINLSLMDKMAWGTMLILAFLKIFATSLTISSGGSGGIFAPSLFIGAMIGGAFGFAVHYVFPAVIPSPGIFALVAMGGLVAGTTYAPITAILIIFELTSNYHIILPLMLTCIISTFLASAISPGSIYTMKLLRRGVDLRGGMEQNILKKYKVKDLMHTQPDMLYEGATLKQVFETFQRKNAPYLYLVDKNGELSGIISFRDLRSVLADEYLDNLLIAKDIATTCIQTVRGEDVVLGALHRMAAFSISQLPVVGNDGKLVGTLREQDVLAAYDQSVVGIQLRDSV; the protein is encoded by the coding sequence ATGCCGCAGCAGAATGTATGCGATTCCCATAACTGGCTTGCAGTCTCGTCGAGGATTAACATGCATACGCCTATGCTTTTGCTGGCACTTGGCGTCGGCGTGCTGGCGGGATATGGGTCAGTGGTGTTTCGGTATGCCATTGATGCTGTGCAAGTTGTCTTTTATCAAAACAGCACGGATTTTTTAACGTTTTACAATACGCTTCCGTGGTATGCCATTGTGCTCCCTCCTACTATCGGGGGAGCGGTTGTTGGTTTCCTTACGTCTAAAGGGGCACCGGAAGCAAAAGGACATGGTGTTCCGGAAGTCATGGAGGCTATTGCCTTACGTGACGGCGTGATCCGGAAACGTGTTGCTGTTGTTAAGATTGCAGCCTCGGCTATTTGTATCGGTTCGGGAGGTTCCGTTGGGAGGGAAGGGCCTATCGTACAGATTGGTTCCGGCATAGGTTCTACAATCGGGCAATTTTTGAAGGTTAATAGAACGAATCAGCGAACTCTTGTCGGGTGCGGTGCTGCTGCGGGGATTGCTGCTACGTTTAATGCACCTATTGCAGGAATTCTTTTTGCCTTGGAAATACTGCTTGGTGACTTCGGATTTGCGGCTTTTTCGCCAGTTGTTCTTTCAAGCGTTACTGCTACAGCTATTTCCCGCTATTACTTTGGAGACTTTCCTGCATTTATTTCGCCCGTGTACAAGATCGGATCACTATGGGAACTGGGATTGTTTCCAATTCTTGGTGTCCTCTCTGCCTTAATGGCGGTTCTCTTTGTCGTTACCTTGTACAAAATGGAAGACTTGGCCGATCTGATACCCATCCCCCCGATTTTAAAAGCTGCATTAGGTGGTTTATGCATCGGTGGGATCTTATTGCTTTTTCCAGAAATTATGGGCGTAGGGTATGGTGCGATAAACCTGAGCCTTATGGATAAGATGGCATGGGGAACGATGCTTATCCTCGCATTTTTAAAGATTTTTGCAACGTCATTAACAATCAGCAGCGGTGGCAGCGGTGGTATATTTGCGCCTTCTCTTTTTATTGGTGCAATGATTGGTGGTGCATTCGGCTTTGCTGTGCATTATGTTTTTCCAGCAGTAATTCCTTCACCCGGTATTTTTGCTCTGGTAGCCATGGGAGGGCTTGTTGCTGGAACTACCTATGCCCCGATTACAGCGATTCTCATTATTTTTGAGCTTACCAGCAATTACCATATTATTTTACCGTTGATGCTTACATGCATCATAAGCACATTTTTAGCGTCTGCCATTAGTCCCGGGTCAATATATACGATGAAATTGCTTCGCAGAGGTGTCGATCTTCGGGGGGGAATGGAGCAGAATATTTTGAAAAAGTATAAGGTAAAGGACTTGATGCATACGCAACCCGACATGTTGTATGAAGGTGCAACGTTAAAGCAGGTTTTTGAAACATTTCAAAGAAAAAATGCACCATATTTGTATCTTGTGGATAAAAATGGTGAACTGAGCGGCATTATTTCATTTCGTGATTTGCGGAGTGTTCTTGCTGACGAATATCTGGACAATCTGCTTATTGCAAAAGACATCGCAACAACCTGTATTCAAACTGTCCGGGGCGAAGATGTGGTGTTGGGGGCGTTACACCGAATGGCGGCGTTCAGCATATCGCAATTACCAGTGGTGGGTAATGACGGAAAGCTAGTAGGTACATTACGGGAACAGGATGTGCTTGCTGCGTATGACCAATCTGTGGTGGGGATACAGTTACGAGACTCTGTATAG
- a CDS encoding phosphatase PAP2 family protein, with the protein MAFSTPEWDLVLFKLINMQWRTEILDVLMPIFSNRMLVWVVTIPLVLLTGIKTKKWRQLLIGLAMIGIVVGITDLGTNIIKNAAGRVRPKNAIAQANYYNYKKSEWLQQPADFVQTDTRGSSFVSAHAANSIASVVIAMFLWPKLRSFLWLLPLLVGYSRVYLAKHYPMDVLGGWIFGLCLSYMLWKTVLYRLAPLWEKNSQSPIK; encoded by the coding sequence ATGGCGTTTTCTACTCCTGAATGGGATTTAGTCCTCTTCAAACTCATCAACATGCAATGGCGTACAGAGATTCTTGATGTTCTCATGCCTATTTTTTCAAATCGCATGTTGGTATGGGTTGTCACCATCCCTCTTGTTTTGCTCACCGGGATAAAAACTAAAAAATGGCGGCAACTTCTTATTGGCCTAGCTATGATTGGCATAGTTGTCGGCATTACGGATTTAGGAACAAACATCATCAAAAATGCAGCAGGTCGCGTTCGCCCAAAAAATGCTATCGCGCAGGCAAACTACTACAACTACAAAAAAAGTGAGTGGCTTCAGCAGCCTGCCGACTTTGTACAAACAGACACCCGGGGGTCATCGTTTGTTTCTGCACATGCTGCAAACTCAATAGCTTCAGTAGTTATTGCAATGTTTCTTTGGCCTAAACTTAGATCTTTTTTATGGTTACTCCCTCTATTAGTTGGGTATTCCCGAGTATACCTTGCAAAGCATTACCCAATGGATGTACTTGGCGGTTGGATTTTCGGCTTATGCCTCAGTTACATGCTATGGAAAACAGTTCTGTATAGGCTGGCTCCATTATGGGAAAAAAACTCGCAGTCACCAATCAAGTAA
- a CDS encoding acetate uptake transporter: MRDNLANPAPLGLMGFGMTTVLLNIHNAGFFPISSMILAMGIFYGGIAQVIAGIMEFKKGNTFGTTAFTSYGLFWLSLVALIVMPKLGWAEATPHAYMGCYLVMWGVLTLFLFLGTLKGNFCIKFIFGSLTVLFFLLAFRDFTGSALIGTIAGYEGIACGLSAIYLAMAEVLNETYGRVVLPIG, from the coding sequence ATGCGTGATAATTTAGCGAACCCAGCACCACTCGGCCTTATGGGCTTTGGTATGACCACAGTGTTGTTGAACATTCACAATGCAGGATTTTTTCCAATTTCTTCTATGATCCTTGCAATGGGTATTTTTTACGGCGGGATTGCTCAGGTAATTGCCGGCATTATGGAATTTAAAAAGGGAAACACATTCGGTACAACCGCATTTACTTCTTACGGTTTATTCTGGCTTTCTCTAGTCGCTCTTATTGTAATGCCTAAGCTTGGCTGGGCAGAGGCAACTCCTCATGCGTATATGGGCTGCTACCTTGTAATGTGGGGAGTTCTCACCTTATTCCTGTTCCTTGGGACACTTAAAGGTAACTTCTGCATTAAGTTTATTTTCGGCTCCCTGACTGTTTTGTTCTTCCTGCTTGCATTCCGTGATTTTACCGGTTCTGCACTTATAGGCACTATTGCAGGATACGAAGGCATTGCTTGCGGCCTGTCTGCAATTTACCTTGCAATGGCAGAGGTACTTAACGAAACTTACGGTCGAGTTGTACTGCCAATCGGCTAA
- the cobJ gene encoding precorrin-3B C(17)-methyltransferase, translating into MSSSLKIVGLGPGDSALLTPQAQKAIADADVIVGYTLYVDLVPEALKEGKEIISTGMMGEITRCEKAIEVALSGKDTAVVCSGDPGIYAMSGLVYELAEKHLDTLEIEVIAGIPALSAASALLGAPLMHDFAVISLSDLLTEWDVIEKRLKAAAEADFVIVLYNPKSKRRDWQLGKALEIVGTVRSADTPVGLVKSAYRNEQKTLVFSLNSFDIDEVDMLSTIIIGNSTTRMIGEKIVTPRGYLKKYRK; encoded by the coding sequence ATGAGTTCCTCTTTAAAGATAGTTGGACTTGGCCCTGGCGACAGTGCTCTACTGACACCTCAAGCACAAAAAGCGATTGCAGATGCCGACGTAATTGTCGGATACACGCTATATGTTGATCTGGTTCCAGAAGCCTTGAAAGAAGGTAAAGAGATTATTTCAACAGGCATGATGGGCGAGATAACGCGCTGTGAAAAAGCTATTGAAGTTGCCCTAAGCGGCAAAGACACTGCTGTTGTGTGCTCCGGTGATCCGGGTATTTATGCTATGTCCGGTCTAGTTTACGAATTGGCTGAAAAGCACCTTGATACGCTTGAAATTGAAGTTATAGCCGGTATCCCTGCATTATCCGCAGCCTCTGCGTTACTTGGTGCACCGCTTATGCACGATTTTGCTGTCATCAGCCTTTCCGATTTATTAACGGAATGGGACGTTATTGAAAAACGTTTAAAAGCTGCCGCAGAAGCAGATTTTGTGATAGTGTTATACAACCCGAAATCCAAACGCAGAGACTGGCAGCTAGGCAAAGCGCTTGAAATTGTCGGGACAGTGCGAAGCGCCGATACTCCGGTAGGTTTAGTGAAATCAGCCTATCGCAATGAGCAGAAAACACTTGTGTTTTCTCTGAATTCTTTTGACATAGACGAAGTAGATATGCTCTCTACAATAATAATAGGCAATTCTACGACACGAATGATAGGTGAAAAGATTGTAACCCCCCGTGGTTACCTAAAAAAGTACCGAAAATAA
- a CDS encoding cytochrome c3 family protein: MLHRHLIPSVPLVISLFFAAICLAAAQEAPKDPVIIGAPAGAKIKKPKVAFPHATHAALQCETCHHMLKQNPEVYSCSSKGCHDLATPTSSEERKSIAYFRNAFHANSKASCNGCHKSRKKEGKSAGPTACKGCHTVK; the protein is encoded by the coding sequence ATGTTGCATCGCCATCTTATCCCTTCCGTTCCATTGGTAATATCGCTTTTTTTTGCAGCTATCTGTCTTGCTGCAGCGCAGGAGGCTCCGAAAGACCCTGTCATAATTGGAGCACCAGCCGGAGCGAAAATAAAAAAACCAAAGGTAGCATTTCCGCATGCCACGCATGCTGCGTTACAATGTGAAACATGTCACCATATGCTGAAACAAAATCCCGAAGTCTATTCTTGCTCATCCAAAGGCTGTCATGATTTAGCCACCCCGACTTCATCCGAAGAGCGCAAGTCCATTGCGTACTTTAGAAACGCATTCCATGCGAATAGTAAAGCAAGCTGCAATGGTTGTCATAAATCCCGTAAGAAAGAGGGTAAGTCTGCAGGACCAACCGCTTGTAAGGGATGTCATACAGTAAAATAA
- a CDS encoding cobalt-precorrin 5A hydrolase yields the protein MNSLAIYAVTPKGVTLAHRIAGSLGGSVFVPMRMLGTSPVAHEVGFKNLRECVTKSFSEFSAHVFITAAGIAVRAIAPHLVSKDVDPAVVVMDQNGHHIVSLLSGHLGGANDLAKVIEQLTGGVAVITTATDTEKLPSLDLIAVKAGCAIHNLSAVKHVNGALLAGEKVLLDDPADMLGIKHSTVAEFFIPAELAPLSKDNLPSVVVSWRSAKALEPEENTLLLHPKVLCVGVGSKRGAPKEAVLELINEVFTKRNLAIESIAYLTSVDAKVDEEGIIEAAEELDVPFVTFAADVLDAVDVPNPSETPKQAVGTKSVAEAAALHCASLKHKARLIVEKEKGDGVTCAVALEI from the coding sequence ATGAATAGCCTGGCCATTTACGCAGTCACCCCCAAGGGAGTCACCTTGGCGCACCGCATCGCAGGCTCCCTCGGTGGCAGTGTTTTTGTACCGATGCGAATGCTTGGCACTTCTCCAGTGGCACACGAAGTCGGCTTTAAAAATCTGCGGGAGTGCGTTACCAAAAGTTTCAGCGAATTTTCCGCTCATGTGTTCATTACTGCAGCAGGAATTGCCGTCCGTGCTATTGCACCGCATTTGGTAAGCAAAGATGTTGACCCAGCGGTTGTTGTAATGGATCAAAACGGACACCACATTGTGAGCCTGCTTTCGGGTCATCTGGGAGGCGCGAATGATCTGGCAAAAGTTATAGAACAACTCACAGGTGGCGTTGCGGTTATAACTACGGCTACAGACACAGAAAAACTACCATCGCTGGATTTGATTGCTGTTAAGGCTGGCTGCGCTATTCATAATCTTAGCGCGGTAAAGCATGTTAATGGCGCGTTGCTAGCAGGTGAAAAGGTTCTTCTGGATGATCCTGCTGACATGCTGGGAATAAAACATAGCACCGTAGCGGAGTTTTTTATTCCTGCAGAATTAGCACCGCTTTCGAAAGATAATCTTCCCAGTGTCGTTGTTTCATGGCGCAGTGCAAAAGCACTTGAGCCAGAAGAGAACACGTTACTCCTGCATCCTAAGGTACTATGCGTAGGCGTTGGAAGCAAACGCGGTGCACCTAAAGAAGCTGTTCTCGAACTTATTAACGAAGTATTTACTAAGCGGAATCTGGCGATTGAAAGCATCGCTTACTTAACATCTGTCGATGCAAAAGTAGATGAAGAAGGAATTATTGAAGCAGCTGAAGAGCTGGATGTTCCTTTTGTAACGTTCGCAGCAGATGTACTTGATGCCGTCGACGTCCCAAACCCTTCAGAAACGCCCAAACAGGCAGTCGGCACCAAGAGTGTAGCGGAGGCTGCAGCGCTTCACTGTGCTTCGTTAAAACATAAGGCACGGCTGATTGTAGAAAAAGAAAAGGGTGACGGCGTAACATGCGCTGTTGCGTTGGAGATATAA
- a CDS encoding DUF47 domain-containing protein codes for MSHSVLRKQIGLKKRIDEFLDQVSEASLLFKQGVGFYIDEKHEQFEEKLNQISTVEHHGDEMRRAIERQLYLKTLIPESRGDVLQLLEQLDTLLDCCKEVLWQFQIELPEIPHKSHEDMQELVLYSVESVEAIVRSARAFFRSSDVSDHLHKVSYWESESDKVTTRMLIEIYRRDDLSLCHKSQLKDLVRQVAQIADRAEDVADRLTIYVIKRML; via the coding sequence ATGTCGCACAGCGTACTGCGGAAGCAGATTGGGTTAAAAAAACGCATTGACGAATTTTTAGATCAGGTGAGTGAAGCGTCTTTACTTTTTAAGCAAGGCGTAGGATTTTATATTGATGAAAAACATGAGCAATTTGAAGAAAAGCTAAACCAGATATCCACGGTAGAACATCATGGCGATGAAATGCGCCGGGCAATCGAACGCCAACTGTATCTCAAGACACTCATCCCCGAATCGCGAGGGGACGTGCTGCAACTTTTGGAACAACTGGACACTCTGCTCGATTGTTGCAAAGAAGTTCTTTGGCAATTCCAGATTGAACTGCCAGAAATTCCACACAAATCGCACGAAGACATGCAAGAACTCGTCTTGTACTCTGTGGAATCTGTTGAAGCGATCGTGCGCTCTGCCCGTGCATTCTTCCGCAGTTCAGACGTATCCGACCACCTTCACAAAGTATCATACTGGGAAAGCGAATCTGACAAAGTTACGACCCGTATGCTCATTGAAATTTATCGACGCGACGACTTGAGTTTGTGCCACAAAAGCCAGCTCAAAGACCTTGTCCGACAAGTTGCACAAATTGCAGACAGGGCAGAAGACGTGGCAGACAGACTCACCATTTACGTTATCAAACGCATGCTCTAA